A window of the Brassica napus cultivar Da-Ae chromosome A2, Da-Ae, whole genome shotgun sequence genome harbors these coding sequences:
- the LOC106400035 gene encoding lysine-specific demethylase JMJ706 isoform X1, whose amino-acid sequence MAERRSCLSKEAKDGLEYLKRKRLQKMRSDSANETVDFSTMARRGGDALRSSLASRGIRLRVTSSGAGPTAKGAFLKEKVDKFETDDLKWTERVSDCPVYRPTKDEFEDPLTYLQKIFPEASKYGICKIVSPLTATVPAGAVLMKEKSNFKFTTRVQPLRLAEWDSDDKVTFFMSGRNYTFRDYEKMANKVFARRYCSGGSLPDSFLEKEFWKEILCGKTESVEYACDVDGSAFSSAHGDPLGSSNWNLNKVSRLPKSILRLLETSIPGVTEPMLYIGMLFSMFAWHVEDHYLYSINYQHCGASKTWYGVPGSAALKFEKVVRECVYNDDILSTCGEDGAFDVLLGKTTIFPPKILLDHDVPVYKAVQKPGEFVVTFPRAYHAGFSHGFNCGEAVNFAMSDWFPFGAIASCRYAHLNRLPLLPHEELICKEAMLLNSSSKPESLDFTPPELSGQRNIKTAFVHLIRFLHLARWSLMKSGLCTGIVSNTYGTIVCSMCKRDCYLAFINCHCYSHPVCLRHDVKKLDLPCGTTRTLFLRDNIEALEAAAEKFEKEDGVSDMITTDEELYTYPSSITLAAAKEDGYSPYSTIYFDFNTELEMTSGNPVMSYEASAPCISSVTDDYQVNRRAPNCSSSSDSKILEEVASSSNKKTRFFTAVKDEPIVTDNESDGSDSESFRVKRRSFKLENRTVVLETRDSEHHQDHKRLKRTQNYHEGRCSASINSIIKQEEEVALVISNRKETDEQQSDVMMMKDESHFGGFKRLKVKGLIKP is encoded by the exons ATG GCGGAAAGGAGGAGTTGCTTGTCCAAAGAGGCTAAAGATGGGTTAGAATATCTGAAACGTAAAAGGCTTCAGAAAATGAGATCAGACTCTGCCAATGAAACAGTAGACTTCAGCACAATGGCTAGAAGAGGTGGTGATGCTTTGAGATCCTCTTTAGCGTCACGTGGAATTAGATTACGTGTAACTTCTAGTGGCGCAGGACCTACTGCTAAGGGTGCCTTTTTGAAGGAAAAAGTGGACAAGTTTGAGACGGATGATCTAAAATGGACCGAGAGGGTTTCAGACTGTCCTGTCTACAGACCAACAAAGGATGAGTTTGAGGATCCTTTGACTTATCTGCAGAAGATCTTCCCAGAAGCTTCAAAATATG GTATTTGCAAGATCGTATCTCCTTTGACAGCAACAGTTCCTGCAGGCGCTGTGTTGATGAAAGAGAAATCAAACTTTAAGTTCACTACCAGAGTGCAACCCCTTCGACTTGCTGAGTGGGATTCTGATGATAAAGTTACATTCTTCATGAGTGGGAG GAATTATACATTTCGCGACTATGAGAAAATGGCCAACAAGGTATTTGCACGTAGATATTGCAGTGGTGGCTCTCTGCCCGACTCATTCCTGGAGAAAGAATTCTGGAAGGAAATCTTGTGTGGCAAGACTGAATCAGTTGAGTATGCGTGTGATGTAGATGGTAGCGCATTTTCATCTGCACATGGTGACCCGTTAGGAAGCAGCAACTGGAACTTGAAT AAAGTTTCAAGGCTGCCGAAGTCTATCCTGCGCCTTCTTGAAACATCCATTCCG GGAGTCACTGAACCGATGCTTTACATCGGAATGCTATTTAGTATGTTTGCCTGGCATGTTGAGGACCATTATTTGTACAG CATCAATTATCAGCATTGTGGAGCATCGAAAACCTGGTATGGAGTTCCAGGATCTGCAGCTCTAAAATTTGAAAAGGTGGTCAGAGAGTGTGTGTACAATGATGATATTCTATCAACTTGTGGAGAGGATGGAGCCTTTGATGTGCTTCTAGGAAAGACTACTATATTCCCACCTAAGATTCTCTTGGATCATGATGTGCCGGTGTACAAGGCTGTACAGAAACCTGGAGAGTTCGTTGTTACATTCCCTAGGGCTTATCATGCTGGTTTCAGCCACG GTTTTAATTGTGGTGAGGCAGTGAACTTTGCAATGAGTGACTGGTTTCCTTTTGGAGCTATTGCTAGTTGCCGGTATGCTCACCTTAACAGATTGCCATTGCTTCCTCATGAAGAATTGATTTGTAAGGAAGCCATGCTGTTAAACTCAAGTTCCAAACCCGAGAGTTTGGACTTTACACCTCCGGAGTTGTCAGGGCAAAGAAACATCAAGACTGCGTTTGTGCACCTGATTCGTTTTCTTCATCTGGCTCGATGGTCTCTAATGAAGTCAGGATTATGCACAGGGATTGTTTCAAATACATATGGAACCATCGTATGTAGTATGTGTAAACGGGATTGCTACTTGGCGTTTATAAACTGCCATTGCTACTCACATCCCGTCTGTCTCCGTCATG ATGTTAAAAAGCTTGACCTTCCATGCGGGACAACACGTACTCTTTTCTTGAGGGATAACATTGAAGCCCTGGAAGCTGCTGCAGAGAAGTTTGAgaaagaagatggagtttcaGATATGATTACAACTGATGAAGAGTTATACACATATCCATCGTCAATCACACTTGCAGCTGCAAAAGAAGATGGATATTCACCGTATTCCACTATATACTTCGACTTCAATACCGAGTTAGAGATGACATCTGGAAATCCTGTCATGAGCTACGAAGCAAGTGCTCCTTGTATCTCCTCAGTTACTGATGATTAC CAGGTAAATAGACGAGCTCCTAACTGTAGTAGCAGTAGTGATTCTAAGATCTTGGAAGAAGTAGCAAGCAGCAGTAACAAGAAAACTCGGTTCTTCACTGCGGTTAAAGATGAACCCATAGTTACGGATAATGAAAGTGACGGTTCTGATTCTGAGAGCTTCAGAGTTAAACGCCGTTCATTTAAATTGGAAAACCGAACAGTTGTTCTGGAGACAAGAGACTCTGAACATCATCAG GATCATAAAAGATTGAAGAGAACGCAGAACTACCATGAAGGAAGATGTAGTGCCAGTATCAATAGTATTAttaagcaagaagaagaagtggcgTTAGTAATATCAAACAGAAAAGAAACGGATGAGCAGCAAAGTgacgtgatgatgatgaaggatGAGAGTCATTTTGGAGGGTTTAAACGTTTGAAAGTGAAAGGGTTGATAAAGCCGTAA
- the LOC106400035 gene encoding lysine-specific demethylase JMJ706 isoform X2, with the protein MAERRSCLSKEAKDGLEYLKRKRLQKMRSDSANETVDFSTMARRGGDALRSSLASRGIRLRVTSSGAGPTAKGAFLKEKVDKFETDDLKWTERVSDCPVYRPTKDEFEDPLTYLQKIFPEASKYGICKIVSPLTATVPAGAVLMKEKSNFKFTTRVQPLRLAEWDSDDKVTFFMSGRNYTFRDYEKMANKVFARRYCSGGSLPDSFLEKEFWKEILCGKTESVEYACDVDGSAFSSAHGDPLGSSNWNLNKVSRLPKSILRLLETSIPGVTEPMLYIGMLFSMFAWHVEDHYLYSINYQHCGASKTWYGVPGSAALKFEKVVRECVYNDDILSTCGEDGAFDVLLGKTTIFPPKILLDHDVPVYKAVQKPGEFVVTFPRAYHAGFSHGFNCGEAVNFAMSDWFPFGAIASCRYAHLNRLPLLPHEELICKEAMLLNSSSKPESLDFTPPELSGQRNIKTAFVHLIRFLHLARWSLMKSGLCTGIVSNTYGTIVCSMCKRDCYLAFINCHCYSHPVCLRHDVKKLDLPCGTTRTLFLRDNIEALEAAAEKFEKEDGVSDMITTDEELYTYPSSITLAAAKEDGYSPYSTIYFDFNTELEMTSGNPVMSYEASAPCISSVTDDYVNRRAPNCSSSSDSKILEEVASSSNKKTRFFTAVKDEPIVTDNESDGSDSESFRVKRRSFKLENRTVVLETRDSEHHQDHKRLKRTQNYHEGRCSASINSIIKQEEEVALVISNRKETDEQQSDVMMMKDESHFGGFKRLKVKGLIKP; encoded by the exons ATG GCGGAAAGGAGGAGTTGCTTGTCCAAAGAGGCTAAAGATGGGTTAGAATATCTGAAACGTAAAAGGCTTCAGAAAATGAGATCAGACTCTGCCAATGAAACAGTAGACTTCAGCACAATGGCTAGAAGAGGTGGTGATGCTTTGAGATCCTCTTTAGCGTCACGTGGAATTAGATTACGTGTAACTTCTAGTGGCGCAGGACCTACTGCTAAGGGTGCCTTTTTGAAGGAAAAAGTGGACAAGTTTGAGACGGATGATCTAAAATGGACCGAGAGGGTTTCAGACTGTCCTGTCTACAGACCAACAAAGGATGAGTTTGAGGATCCTTTGACTTATCTGCAGAAGATCTTCCCAGAAGCTTCAAAATATG GTATTTGCAAGATCGTATCTCCTTTGACAGCAACAGTTCCTGCAGGCGCTGTGTTGATGAAAGAGAAATCAAACTTTAAGTTCACTACCAGAGTGCAACCCCTTCGACTTGCTGAGTGGGATTCTGATGATAAAGTTACATTCTTCATGAGTGGGAG GAATTATACATTTCGCGACTATGAGAAAATGGCCAACAAGGTATTTGCACGTAGATATTGCAGTGGTGGCTCTCTGCCCGACTCATTCCTGGAGAAAGAATTCTGGAAGGAAATCTTGTGTGGCAAGACTGAATCAGTTGAGTATGCGTGTGATGTAGATGGTAGCGCATTTTCATCTGCACATGGTGACCCGTTAGGAAGCAGCAACTGGAACTTGAAT AAAGTTTCAAGGCTGCCGAAGTCTATCCTGCGCCTTCTTGAAACATCCATTCCG GGAGTCACTGAACCGATGCTTTACATCGGAATGCTATTTAGTATGTTTGCCTGGCATGTTGAGGACCATTATTTGTACAG CATCAATTATCAGCATTGTGGAGCATCGAAAACCTGGTATGGAGTTCCAGGATCTGCAGCTCTAAAATTTGAAAAGGTGGTCAGAGAGTGTGTGTACAATGATGATATTCTATCAACTTGTGGAGAGGATGGAGCCTTTGATGTGCTTCTAGGAAAGACTACTATATTCCCACCTAAGATTCTCTTGGATCATGATGTGCCGGTGTACAAGGCTGTACAGAAACCTGGAGAGTTCGTTGTTACATTCCCTAGGGCTTATCATGCTGGTTTCAGCCACG GTTTTAATTGTGGTGAGGCAGTGAACTTTGCAATGAGTGACTGGTTTCCTTTTGGAGCTATTGCTAGTTGCCGGTATGCTCACCTTAACAGATTGCCATTGCTTCCTCATGAAGAATTGATTTGTAAGGAAGCCATGCTGTTAAACTCAAGTTCCAAACCCGAGAGTTTGGACTTTACACCTCCGGAGTTGTCAGGGCAAAGAAACATCAAGACTGCGTTTGTGCACCTGATTCGTTTTCTTCATCTGGCTCGATGGTCTCTAATGAAGTCAGGATTATGCACAGGGATTGTTTCAAATACATATGGAACCATCGTATGTAGTATGTGTAAACGGGATTGCTACTTGGCGTTTATAAACTGCCATTGCTACTCACATCCCGTCTGTCTCCGTCATG ATGTTAAAAAGCTTGACCTTCCATGCGGGACAACACGTACTCTTTTCTTGAGGGATAACATTGAAGCCCTGGAAGCTGCTGCAGAGAAGTTTGAgaaagaagatggagtttcaGATATGATTACAACTGATGAAGAGTTATACACATATCCATCGTCAATCACACTTGCAGCTGCAAAAGAAGATGGATATTCACCGTATTCCACTATATACTTCGACTTCAATACCGAGTTAGAGATGACATCTGGAAATCCTGTCATGAGCTACGAAGCAAGTGCTCCTTGTATCTCCTCAGTTACTGATGATTAC GTAAATAGACGAGCTCCTAACTGTAGTAGCAGTAGTGATTCTAAGATCTTGGAAGAAGTAGCAAGCAGCAGTAACAAGAAAACTCGGTTCTTCACTGCGGTTAAAGATGAACCCATAGTTACGGATAATGAAAGTGACGGTTCTGATTCTGAGAGCTTCAGAGTTAAACGCCGTTCATTTAAATTGGAAAACCGAACAGTTGTTCTGGAGACAAGAGACTCTGAACATCATCAG GATCATAAAAGATTGAAGAGAACGCAGAACTACCATGAAGGAAGATGTAGTGCCAGTATCAATAGTATTAttaagcaagaagaagaagtggcgTTAGTAATATCAAACAGAAAAGAAACGGATGAGCAGCAAAGTgacgtgatgatgatgaaggatGAGAGTCATTTTGGAGGGTTTAAACGTTTGAAAGTGAAAGGGTTGATAAAGCCGTAA
- the LOC106423741 gene encoding pectinesterase inhibitor 12: MKILLCLVMFFLLVNGFATAQNLIQDSCKKAAASNPKIKLDFCVKTLEGNPQSKGAKSLADLVMASTKNAATKTTSLKAMADKILSGKKFAKDSEMPLRDCLELYTDATASLNEAMTSVKSRKNKTAKVGMSAAMDAPSTCETGFKERKTPQKSPFTKDNDVLTQTISICLALTTMLK; the protein is encoded by the coding sequence atgaaaATTTTGCTTTGCCTAGTAATGTTCTTTCTCCTCGTCAACGGTTTTGCGACCGCACAAAATCTCATTCAAGATTCTTGCAAGAAAGCTGCAGCTTCAAACCCcaaaatcaaacttgatttCTGCGTCAAGACCCTTGAAGGTAACCCGCAGAGCAAGGGCGCGAAAAGCCTGGCCGACTTGGTCATGGCCTCGACCAAGAACGCTGCCACCAAAACGACCAGCTTGAAAGCAATGGCTGACAAGATTCTCTCGGGGAAGAAGTTCGCAAAGGACAGTGAGATGCCGTTACGCGACTGCCTTGAGCTTTATACAGACGCTACTGCTTCCTTGAACGAAGCTATGACGAGCGTTAAATCGCGTAAAAACAAAACCGCCAAGGTGGGTATGAGTGCTGCAATGGATGCGCCTAGCACTTGCGAAACTGgtttcaaagaaagaaaaacgcCTCAGAAGTCACCGTTTACGAAAGACAACGATGTGTTGACTCAGACTATTTCTATTTGTTTAGCTCTTACAACAATGTTGAAATGA